GAGTAATACTATGAAATTTGAAGCAGTAGTACGTACTGAACTAGGTAAAGGTGCGAGCCGCCGCCTACGTCACGCTGGTAAATTCCCTGCTATCGTTTACGGTGGTTCTGAAGCTCCAGTATCAATCGTTCTTAACCACAACGACATCGTTAACCAAATGGACAAGCCTGAGTTCTACGAAGGTATCATCCTAGTTATCGACGGTGCTGAAGTGAAAGTTAAGCCACAAGACGTTCAACGTCACGCTTTCAAGCCAAAAGTTGAGCACATGGACTTCATCCGTATCTAATTCCTTTACCTAGGAATTAATCGGATATAATCCAAGCCTTTTGCATATAAGATTATCGGCCTTACCATCCGAGATATCTAAAAAATTCGAAACCCCAGAGACTTACCACCTCTGGGGTTTCACCGTTTTTGACGCTAATAAAAAAACACCCTGATGAAATCAAGGTGAATGAAGAGTAGTTACTGGCTCAATGCCACAGCTTGGCTACGTAAGCGAGCAAAGAAATCTGGGTACTTATTGCGTACATGACGTTGTTGCTCAACCATATCCTTAAATGATGGTCCTTGATCGAGTTGCAAAATCACTTCGTTGTCATCAAAGCGCAATACCTTACCTTTCACCGGAATTTGATAATCGATACTCAAGTTGAGCGTGCCCGTTAAAGTCAGTCCGCGGTACAAACTGGCGAAGTTGTTCATCACAATCCGAATTCCCTTTTCAGAAATTTCACTCACGTGGAACAGTTGATCATCAATGCGCACAACCGGCCTACCCCGACGCGGGTATTTTAATCTGTAGTACCGACGTTTCTGCACAAACTCATCCATGGAAATTTCCTAACACTAGCCAATTTATTCTATAGCGAATTTTATTATAACTATCCGCTATTGAAAGCCAAAGTTTATAAACAAATGGCATCTATATGCTGACCGTCACATTCAACAAAAATATATACGCTTCTGAACACGTTAGAAAACAAAAGCCCCAGCACTGGCTAGGGCGGTTGAACAATGAGATGAACACTGCGTTAGTGTTCTCGACCTGAAGGGTTAGAGCCAAACTCTACTTGCTGATAGATGTCAGCTAACTTTTTCGGTTTCTTACTGGCCGCCTTGTGACCCGCTTTCACTGCAGACGTATATGACTGCTGCTGTAGCGCTTTTTGGTGTGCCTGCGCAGACTTAATGTACTCTGGATTCGCCATTGCTTGTTGGCGTGCACGATTTACGCGTTCAAGTGTTTCCCACAACATACTCCACCTCCATACACTGTTTGTATATACAGCATAGTTATTCGCAAAGTAATGTCAAGATAATACTGTTTATAAATACAGTAAAATAAAAATATCTGCATCAAGCGCCATTAAATCAACGACATCATAATGGTGGTTTTATTCGTCACGCAGCAACGAACTAGAACAAAAGCATGAACCCCAACAGATGCTCTTGACGCGTTACTCTTTGCCACCATCTTGACTCCTACCCTTTCGCTGATAAAAGGATCGAACTGCATGTATTCGACAACCTGGTATAAAACCAATAGATCAACACGAGTATTAGTGAGTCATACTACTTCAGGGCATTTTCACTAGTTAAGATTCTGGGAAAATAGTAACAACAAGCGTAAGCATGGATTTTAAAGCAGTGTGTCCCAATTATTTCTAGCGACTGTGAATTTGCTCGAAGAACCTTTTCGCGGAGATAGTTTCTTTATTTCGCCGTGGTAGTGTTTTCTATCAGTTGTTACGCTAATTCGAAAGTCGTAATAGGTGTCGCAAGGAGCATTAGATGCCAGGAAAGCAAAATGATTAACAGAGAATCTACGCTAAATAAGTTAGTAAACTCTGGCGTGTTGATCAAAGTTGCTTACATAGCAGCGGTGATGCTGATCAGTTCCACCCTCATCTTGCAGCATGAGTTGGTGGGAACTTCTTATATTCTTTTTCCAGTGGGTATGCTGATTGCACTATTCACCCAGAACCTGCAACGAAGAAAACTCTTCGCCTTGCTTTCGTTTCTGCACATATTAATTGGTGGCGTTATTGAGCCACTGGAAGTCGAAGCAATAGAGAAATCCTTTTTACTGCTGCCGCTTTGCTATCTTATTCTATTCCCCAGCACCATCTGGCCTATCGTGGTGGCAGTCTTACTTATATCGCACTACTTCTTTTCCGTGCCAAGCGAAGGGCTTATCGAAATGGCTGATGACTCGGTCAAACTGATGTTGATCACCATCTTCGCGACCAGTATGACCTACTATAAGATCAAATCTGACAAGCAACTTGCCAAATACCGTCACGATAGCCTAAGCGATGTTTTAACTCACCTACCCAACCGACGCGCTTTCTACCAATTTATCGAACAAGCCGATTGCAACAAAGGCAATCTTGATCATGTACT
This is a stretch of genomic DNA from Vibrio panuliri. It encodes these proteins:
- the rplY gene encoding 50S ribosomal protein L25, encoding MKFEAVVRTELGKGASRRLRHAGKFPAIVYGGSEAPVSIVLNHNDIVNQMDKPEFYEGIILVIDGAEVKVKPQDVQRHAFKPKVEHMDFIRI
- a CDS encoding PilZ domain-containing protein codes for the protein MDEFVQKRRYYRLKYPRRGRPVVRIDDQLFHVSEISEKGIRIVMNNFASLYRGLTLTGTLNLSIDYQIPVKGKVLRFDDNEVILQLDQGPSFKDMVEQQRHVRNKYPDFFARLRSQAVALSQ